One Bombus pascuorum chromosome 4, iyBomPasc1.1, whole genome shotgun sequence DNA segment encodes these proteins:
- the LOC132906367 gene encoding zinc finger protein 615-like isoform X2: MFLLVLIDADAYRGYSSCVSFLCTILGDEMYLKCPAPVNVHNDADPLSLNSKDIYEEIGYRASQHWVPETDKPYICTNCGKGYTHIFTLNRHRRTVCGGGLSGQQLDDSLTPDQSGKPVFVCPKCGKGYTWKASLQRHLSTGCGLPPMFCCKLCDYRTSRKDILFRHMRHVHSRLPA; the protein is encoded by the exons ATGTTCTTGCTCGTCCTAATTGATGCCGACGCCTATCGAGGATATTCGTCCTGCGTCTCATTTCTATGTACAA TACTGGGTGACGAAATGTACCTAAAGTGTCCGGCGCCGGTCAATGTCCACAACGATGCCGATCCATTAAGCCTGAATTCGAAGGATATCTACGAGGAGATTGGATACCGGGCTTCTCAACATTGGGTGCCAGAAACGGACAAACCTTACATATGCACAAACTGCGGCAAAGGATACACTCACATATTCACCCTTAATCGTCATCGTAGGACAGTTTGCG GGGGTGGCTTGTCGGGCCAACAGTTGGACGACTCGCTGACGCCGGACCAGTCCGGCAAACCTGTCTTTGTCTGTCCGAAATGCGGCAAAGGTTACACCTGGAAGGCAAGCCTTCAGCGTCACTTGAGCACTGGTTGCGGATTACCACCGATGTTCTGCTGCAAATTGTGCGACTACAGAACCAGCAGGAAGGACATACTCTTCAGGCACATGAGACACGTGCATTCGCGACTTCCAGCTTAG
- the LOC132906367 gene encoding zinc finger protein 615-like isoform X1 — protein sequence MFLLVLIDADAYRGYSSCVSFLCTKVLGDEMYLKCPAPVNVHNDADPLSLNSKDIYEEIGYRASQHWVPETDKPYICTNCGKGYTHIFTLNRHRRTVCGGGLSGQQLDDSLTPDQSGKPVFVCPKCGKGYTWKASLQRHLSTGCGLPPMFCCKLCDYRTSRKDILFRHMRHVHSRLPA from the exons ATGTTCTTGCTCGTCCTAATTGATGCCGACGCCTATCGAGGATATTCGTCCTGCGTCTCATTTCTATGTACAA aAGTACTGGGTGACGAAATGTACCTAAAGTGTCCGGCGCCGGTCAATGTCCACAACGATGCCGATCCATTAAGCCTGAATTCGAAGGATATCTACGAGGAGATTGGATACCGGGCTTCTCAACATTGGGTGCCAGAAACGGACAAACCTTACATATGCACAAACTGCGGCAAAGGATACACTCACATATTCACCCTTAATCGTCATCGTAGGACAGTTTGCG GGGGTGGCTTGTCGGGCCAACAGTTGGACGACTCGCTGACGCCGGACCAGTCCGGCAAACCTGTCTTTGTCTGTCCGAAATGCGGCAAAGGTTACACCTGGAAGGCAAGCCTTCAGCGTCACTTGAGCACTGGTTGCGGATTACCACCGATGTTCTGCTGCAAATTGTGCGACTACAGAACCAGCAGGAAGGACATACTCTTCAGGCACATGAGACACGTGCATTCGCGACTTCCAGCTTAG